The following proteins come from a genomic window of Trifolium pratense cultivar HEN17-A07 linkage group LG4, ARS_RC_1.1, whole genome shotgun sequence:
- the LOC123921591 gene encoding katanin p60 ATPase-containing subunit A1, which produces MAGGGGGGGGSSLSGLQDHVKLARDYALEGLYDTSIIFFDGAIAQINRHLNSVDDPLIRAKWMNVKKALSEETEVVKQLDADKRAFKDNPIGRRPPSPPISTKSSFVFQPSDEYPTSSGSSFDDPDVWRPPSRDNRRPARGGQVGNRISQQDSKWARGATTKPAAAGRGAKAGGGVKSKVNSGARTSTPVKKGGVSGKSSKTDTTNGDAEDGKSNRVQYEGPDPELAEMLERDVLETSPGVRWDDVAGLTEAKRLLEEAVVLPLWMPEYFQGIRRPWKGVLMFGPPGTGKTLLAKAVATECGTTFFNVSSATLASKWRGESERMVRCLFDLARAYAPSTIFIDEIDSLCNARGASGEHESSRRVKSELLVQVDGVSNSATNEDGSRKLVMVLAATNFPWDIDEALRRRLEKRIYIPLPNFESRKELIRINLKTVEVATDVNIDEVARRTDGYSGDDLTNVCRDASLNGMRRKIAGKTRDEIKNMSKDEISKDPVAMCDFEEALVKVQRSVSPADIERHEKWFHEFGSA; this is translated from the exons ATGgccggtggtggtggtggtggtggtggtagttCACTGTCAGGGTTGCAAGATCATGTGAAGTTAGCAAGAGATTATGCTCTTGAAGGTCTCTATGATACTTCTATCATCTTCTTTGATGGTGCTATTGCACAAATCAACAG GCATCTAAACAGTGTTGATGACCCTTTGATTCGTGCAAAATGGATGAATGTTAAGAAAGCTCTTTCTGAGGAAACTGAAGTTGTTAAACAACTAGATGCAGATAAAAGAGCGTTTAAAGATAACCCTATTGGAAGACGTCCTCCGTCGCCTCCAATTTCTACTAAATCGTCGTTTGTTTTTCAGCCATCAGATGAGTATCCTACTTCATCTGGTTCTTCCTTTGATGATCCTGATGTGTGGAGGCCACCTAGTAGAGATAATAGAAGACCCGCAAGGGGTGGTCAAGTGGGTAATCGGATATCTCAACAAGATAGTAAATGGGCTCGAGGTGCTACAACAAAGCCAGCTGCAGCTGGCCGTGGTGCAAAGGCTGGTGGTGGTGTTAAAAGCAAGGTTAACTCAGGGGCCCGGACATCAACTCCCGTAAAAAAAGGCGGTGTTTCTGGAAAGTCTAgcaagacagacacaact AATGGTGATGCTGAAGATGGGAAGTCAAATAGGGTACAATATGAAGGTCCTGACCCTGAATTGGCCGAAATGCTTGAAAGGGATGTGTTAGAAACCTCTCCTGGAGTGAGATGGGATGATGTTGCAGGACTTACTGAAGCAAAAAGGCTTTTAGAAGAAGCTGTTGTGCTTCCTTTGTGGATGCCTGAATATTTCCAG GGAATTAGGAGACCATGGAAAGGTGTCCTTATGTTTGGTCCTCCGGGAACTGGAAAAACACTTCTTGCTAAGGCAGTTGCTACTGAATGTGGGACCACTTTCTTTAATGTTTCTTCTGCTACTTTAGCTTCGAAATGGCGTGGAGAGAGTGAGCGAATGGTGCGGTGTTTGTTTGATCTTGCAAGAGCATATGCACCAAGTACAATTTTCATTGATGAAATCGATTCGCTATGCAATGCTAGGGG GGCTTCTGGAGAGCATGAATCATCCCGAAGGGTGAAGTCTGAACTTCTAGTTCAGGTCGATGGTGTAAGCAACAGTGCAACAAATGAAGATGGTAGCCGAAAACTAGTAATGGTCTTGGCAGCTACTAACTTTCCATGGGACATAGATGAGGCACTAAG GAGAAGGCTGGAAAAGAGAATATATATTCCTCTTCCAAATTTTGAGAGTCGTAAAGAATTGATCCGGATAAATTTGAAAACCGTTGAG GTGGCCACTGATGTCAACATAGATGAAGTGGCTCGCAGAACTGATGGCTATAGTGGAGATGATTTGACAAACGTCTGCCGCGATGCTTCCTTAAACGGAATGAGGCGGAAGATAGCAGGAAAGACTCGCGATGAAATCAAGAATATGTCTAAGgatgaaatttcaaaagatCCTGTTGCTATGTGTGATTTTGAAGAAGCTTTGGTAAAGGTCCAACGAAGTGTTTCTCCGGCCGATATTGAACGCCATGAGAAATGGTTTCATGAATTTGGATCAGCATAA
- the LOC123922000 gene encoding putative pentatricopeptide repeat-containing protein At1g17630, producing the protein MRKFGFLPDGFTFPLIIKSCSCIEDISLCKIVHCHVLQLGFRNNLHVVNELVGMYGKVRRMEDACNVFDGMVVRNVLSWNTMVSSYAFNFDSVGAIRIFKRMELEGLKPNYVTWTSLLSSHARCGLYDETMEFFKLTRTRGIEISAEAIAVVLSVCADMDRVQWGKEIHGYVIKGGYEDYLFVKNTLIGTYGKKREHLCDAHKIFSDIKNKNLVSWNALISSYAESGLCDEAYEVFLQLEKSNGGSSRRPNVISWSAVISGFASKGCFEQSLELFRRMQLAKVMANCVTISSVLSVCSELAALNSGRELHAYAIRNLMDANILVGNGLINMYMKCGVFKEGHLVFDNIKNRDIISWNSLIGGYGMHGLGENALRTFDQMIKSGMRPDNITFVAVLSACSHAGLVAAGCNIFDRMVTEFKIEPNVEHYACMVDLLGRAGLLQEASDIVRNMPIEPNECVWGALLNSCRMYRNTDVVEELASQILGLKSEITGSFMLLSNIYSANGRWEDSARVRVSAKNKGFKKIPGQSWIEVRKKVYTFTAGNVVHLEQGEIYAILDELALQMASVNYNINSCFDQQCIYDQSELLLVAN; encoded by the coding sequence ATGCGAAAGTTTGGTTTTTTACCTGATGGCTTTACATTTCCTTTGATTATTAAGTCGTGTTCGTGTATTGAGGATATTAGTCTTTGCAAGATTGTTCATTGTCATGTTTTGCAATTGGGTTTTAGGAACAATCTTCATGTGGTGAATGAATTGGTGGGTATGTATGGGAAAGTTAGGAGAATGGAGGATGCGTGTAATGTGTTTGATGGAATGGTTGTGCGAAATGTTTTGTCGTGGAACACTATGGTTTCGagttatgcttttaattttgattctgTTGGTGCTATTAGGATTTTTAAACGGATGGAGTTGGAAGGTTTGAAGCCGAATTATGTAACTTGGACGTCACTTTTGTCGAGCCATGCTAGATGTGGCCTTTATGATGAAACTATGGAGTTTTTTAAGTTGACGAGAACAAGAGGAATTGAGATTAGTGCTGAAGCTATTGCTGTGGTGTTGTCTGTGTGTGCCGATATGGATAGAGTTCAATGGGGGAAAGAAATTCATGGGTATGTTATTAAAGGTGGATATGAAGACTATTTGTTTGTGAAAAATACATTGATAGGGACTTATGGCAAGAAGCGTGAGCATCTGTGTGATGCCCATAAAATATTTTCTGACATAAAGAACAAGAATTTAGTAAGTTGGAATGCTTTAATATCGTCATATGCTGAATCCGGATTATGTGATGAGGCCTATGAAGTATTTTTGCAGCTGGAGAAATCAAATGGTGGTTCGTCTCGGAGACCCAATGTAATAAGTTGGAGTGCTGTCATTAGTGGTTTTGCTTCCAAAGGGTGTTTTGAGCAGTCATTGGAACTGTTTAGGCGAATGCAGCTTGCGAAAGTAATGGCCAATTGTGTCACTATTTCCAGTGTTTTATCAGTTTGTTCAGAATTAGCAGCGTTGAACTCTGGCAGGGAGCTGCATGCTTATGCCATTAGGAATCTCATGGATGCCAATATTTTGGTGGGGAATGGTCTGATTAACATGTATATGAAGTGTGGGGTTTTCAAGGAAGGACATTTAGTATTTGATAATATTAAGAATAGAGATATAATCTCATGGAACTCATTAATTGGGGGTTATGGAATGCACGGGCTTGGTGAGAATGCATTAAGAACTTTCGATCAAATGATTAAATCCGGAATGAGGCCAGACAACATCACATTTGTTGCTGTTCTATCTGCATGTAGTCATGCAGGACTTGTTGCTGCAGGTTGCAACATTTTTGATCGGATGGTCACAGAGTTTAAGATAGAGCCTAATGTAGAGCACTATGCATGCATGGTTGATCTCCTTGGTCGGGCTGGGCTTTTGCAAGAAGCAAGTGATATTGTGAGAAACATGCCAATTGAACCTAATGAGTGTGTTTGGGGAGCTCTTTTGAACTCATGTAGAATGTACAGAAATACAGATGTTGTAGAAGAGTTAGCATCACAAATTCTAGGTCTTAAATCAGAAATAACTGGGAGCTTCATGCTTCTGTCCAATATTTATTCTGCAAACGGAAGATGGGAGGATTCTGCAAGGGTTAGGGTCTCAGCAAAGAATAAAGGTTTCAAAAAAATACCTGGTCAGAGTTGGATTGAGGTGAGAAAAAAGGTATACACATTCACAGCAGGGAATGTAGTCCATTTGGAACAGGGTGAAATTTATGCGATCCTTGATGAATTGGCACTTCAAATGGCGAGTGTAAATTATAATATCAATAGTTGCTTCGATCAACAATGTATTTATGACCAATCAGAACTCTTACTTGTTGCAAATTGA
- the LOC123921592 gene encoding aromatic aminotransferase ISS1 yields the protein MGSFGNLAKRVVETEMPIMVKMQELLRGAKNAVSLAQGVVYWQPPKEALDKVKELVYEPSISRYGNDEGIPELRAALVKKLRDENNLHKSSVMVTAGANQAFVNLVLTLCDAGDSVVMFAPYYFNAYMSFQMTGITDIQVGPSNPETLHPDADWLEKVLSESKPVPKLVTVVNPGNPTGTYIPDSLLKRIANLCEKAGSWLVVDNTYEYFMFDDLKHTCVEGNHVVNIFSFSKAYGMMGWRVGYIAYPSEVEGLAAQLLKVQDNIPICASIISQHLALYSLELGPEWVTERVKTLAKNRQIVLEALSNVGEVSIKGGEGAIYLWLKIPSGQGYDDFEVVHWLANRHGIAVIPGSACGASGNLRISFGGLTENDCRAAAERLKKGLEELVAHGLVQD from the exons atgggTTCTTTTGGAAATCTAGCTAAGAGGGTTGTGGAAACTGAGATGCCTATTATGGTTAAG ATGCAGGAATTGCTACGAGGAGCTAAGAATGCTGTGTCTTTGGCACag GGGGTGGTTTATTGGCAACCTCCAAAGGAAGCGTTGGATAAGGTGAAAGAACTTGTGTATGAGCCTTCTATTAGTCGTTATGGTAATGATGAAGGTATTCCTGAACTCAGAGCGGCATTAGTGAAAAAG TTGCgtgatgaaaataatttgcacaAATCCTCGGTAATGGTTACAGCAGGTGCCAATCAG GCGTTCGTGAATCTTGTTCTTACTTTGTGTGATGCGGGGGATTCTGTGGTGATGTTTGCCCCTTACTACTTCAATGCATACATGTCCTTCCAGATGACCGGCATTACTGATATACAAGTTGGTCCCAGTAACCCGGAAACACTTCATCCAGATGCAG ACTGGTTGGAAAAAGTGTTATCAGAGAGTAAACCTGTGCCGAAGCTAGTAACTGTTGTAAACCCTGGCAACCCAACTGGAACCTACATTCCAGACTCTCTTCTGAAG AGGATTGCAAATCTCTGCGAGAAAGCTGGCTCTTGGCTTGTTGTGGACAATACATATGA GTACTTTATGTTCGATGATCTGAAACACACTTGTGTGGAAGGAAATCATGTTGtgaatattttctctttctcaaAAGCTTATGGAATGATGGGATGGCGTGTTGGATAC ATAGCATACCCTTCTGAAGTAGAAGGTCTTGCTGCCCAACTTCTCAAAGTCCAAGACAACATTCCAATCTGTGCTTCAATAATTTCACAGCACCTTGCACTCTACTCCTTAGAACTGGGACCTGAATGGGTTACTGAACGAGTAAAAACTCTCGCTAAGAACAGACAAATTGTCTTGGAGGCTCTTTCCAATGTTGGAGAAGTTTCAATTAAAGGAGGTGAAGGAGCTATATATCTTTGGCTGAAGATCCCGAGTGGACAAGGTTACGATGATTTTGAAGTTGTTCACTGGCTGGCTAATAGGCATGGGATTGCTGTTATCCCTGGAAGTGCATGTGGTGCTTCTGGTAATCTTAGAATTTCGTTCGGGGGTTTGACTGAAAATGATTGTCGAGCAGCTGCAGAAAGGCTTAAGAAAGGTTTGGAAGAATTGGTTGCACATGGTTTGGTACAAGACTAG
- the LOC123921590 gene encoding probable CoA ligase CCL8 has product MSCSFKTFNKQFPLFTFHHHHKLPHHYSSPFTINCSITPKISSSQFHSSSSSSHSSSQPATFMEVFKAVAKQELAAHGSVAIRADQKSYSYKQLISSVHQISNLLCGNDVKGNLGGARIGIVAKPSAEFVAGVLATWFSGGVAVPLALSYPEVELLYVMNNSDVSAILSTEDHSELMQSIASKTSSQFFHIPPVPYKSLEKSKDSQNGESDADRIFLDNTLRSSEDPALILYTSGTTGKPKGVVHTHRSIIAQVQTLTKAWGYTSADQFLHCLPLHHVHGLFNGLLAPLYAGSTVEFLPKFSVSGIWKRWRESYPTEGSKSDDAITVFTGVPTMYTRLIQGYHAMDSELQASSASGARNLRLMMSGSSALPQPVMQEWESITGHRLLERYGMTEFVMAISNPLKGERKAGTVGKPFPGVQVKILADEEHESEGSGTGELCVKSPSLFKQYWKLPEVTKESFTDDGYFKTGDAVTTDKDGYFIILGRNNADIIKNGGYKLSALEIESVIVEHPTVSECCVLGIPDKDYGEIVCAIVVPATKQNEDSKSALSLEEVSTWAKNKLAPYKIPSRLIVWETLPRNAMGKVNKKELKKLVVPEQ; this is encoded by the exons ATGAGTTGCTCATTTAAGACTTTCAACAAACAGTTCCCTCTTTTTacctttcatcatcatcataaactCCCTCACCACTACTCTTCTCCTTTCACAATTAATTGCTCCATCACCCCTAAAATCTCTTCCTCTCAATttcattcatcatcatcatcatcacactCAT CATCTCAACCTGCTACATTTATGGAGGTCTTCAAAGCAGTTGCTAAGCAAGAACTTGCAGCTCATGGCAGTGTTGCTATCAGAGCTGATCAGAAGAGTTATAGTTACAAGCAGCTTATCTCGTCGGTGCATCAGATATCTAATCTCTTGTGTGGAAATGATGTGAAG GGAAATCTTGGCGGAGCTCGAATAGGGATTGTTGCCAAACCGTCTGCTGAATTTGTTGCTGGAGTACTTGCGACTTGGTTTAGTGGAGGTGTTGCTGTTCCACTTGCACTCAGCTATCCAGAAGTAGAGCTCCTCTATGTGATGAATAATTCG GATGTGTCTGCCATACTGAGCACTGAAGATCATAGTGAATTAATGCAAAGCATTGCCAGTAAAACCTCTTCTCAGTTTTTTCATATTCCACCTGTTCCTTACAAGTCCTTAGAGAAGAGCAAAGATTCACAAAATGGTGAAAGTGATGCAGACAGAATTTTCCTTGATAATACTTTAAGATCGA GTGAAGATCCGGCACTGATTTTGTATACTAGCGGGACAACGGGTAAACCTAAGGGAGTTGTTCATACACACAGAAGCATCATTGCTCAG GTCCAAACCTTGACGAAAGCATGGGGATACACATCTGCGGATCAGTTTTTGCATTGTCTACCACTACATC ATGTCCATGGGCTTTTCAATGGTTTACTGGCCCCTCTCTACGCAGGTTCCACG GTTGAGTTTTTGCCTAAATTTAGTGTCAGTGGAATTTGGAAGAGATGGCGCGAGTCATATCCTACCGAAGGATCTAAGTCTGATGATGCTATAACCGTATTCACCGGA GTTCCAACTATGTACACCCGATTAATACAAGGTTATCATGCCATGGATTCTGAGCTGCAAGCCTCATCAGCATCTGGTGCAAGGAACTTGCGTCTAATG ATGAGTGGATCCTCTGCACTTCCCCAACCTGTTATGCAAGAATGGGAATCCATCACTGGACATCGCTTATTGGAGCGATATGGCATGACTGAA TTTGTCATGGCAATATCAAATCCATTGAAAGGTGAACGTAAAGCAGGCACTGTTGGCAAACCATTTCCTGGTGTTCAG GTCAAGATTCTTGCAGATGAGGAGCATGAGAGTGAAGGATCTGGAACTGGTGAGCTTTGCGTTAAAAGCCCTTCACTGTTTAAACAATACTGGAAACTTCCTGAG GTAACGAAGGAATCATTTACAGATGATGGATACTTTAAGACCGGAGATGCAGTCACTACAGATAAAGATGGATATTTCATCATTCTAGGAC GTAATAACGCGGATATAATCAAGAACGGTGGCTATAAGCTGTCTGCATTAGAAATTGAATCAGTAATAGTAGAG CATCCAACTGTCTCAGAATGTTGTGTTTTGGGTATACCGGATAAAGACTACGGAGAAATTGTTTGTGCAATTGTCGTGCCAGCGACAAAGCAGAATGAAGATTCAAAGTCTGCTCTAAGCCTTGAAGAAGTATCCACTTGGGCAAAAAATAAACTTGCGCCATACAAG ATACCATCTCGACTAATCGTGTGGGAGACACTCCCCCGCAATGCAATGGGAAAG GTAAATAAAAAAGAGCTTAAGAAGCTGGTGGTTCCagaacagtaa
- the LOC123921593 gene encoding probable 2-oxoglutarate-dependent dioxygenase AOP1, with amino-acid sequence MGSETTPKLPLIDFTNLNLEAKSPNWELVKSQVYKALVEYGCFEASFDKFPLELRQAIFASLEELFDLPLQTKLLNVSKKPYHGYVGQYSMVPLYESMGIDDANILENVKSMTNILWQDGNQNFSKTLHSFSEELTELDQIIRKMILESLGVEKYLEEHMNSTNYLLRVMKYKGPQTSDTKLGLSTHTDKNVVTILYQNQVEGLEVMTKDGKWISYKPTQGSFVVMIGDTLHAWSNGRLHSPFHRVMMSGNEARYSTGLFSIPKGGYIIKAPEELVDEEHPLLFKPYDHVDFLKYYYSEKGQRDQFAMHTFCGV; translated from the exons atgGGCTCAGAAACCACACCAAAGCTTCCACTAATTGACTTCACTAACCTCAACTTGGAAGCCAAAAGTCCTAATTGGGAATTGGTGAAGTCCCAAGTGTACAAGGCACTAGTAGAGTATGGTTGCTTTGAAGCAAGTTTTGATAAATTTCCTTTAGAACTTCGCCAAGCCATATTTGCTTCATTAGAAGAGCTTTTTGATCTTCCTTTACAAACCAAACTACTCAATGTGTCTAAGAAACCTTATCATGGTTATGTTGGTCAATACTCTATGGTTCCACTTTATGAGAGTATGGGCATTGATGATGCAAATATCTTAGAGAATGTAAAAAGTATGACCAATATCTTGTGGCAAGATggaaatcaaaattttag CAAAACTCTGCATTCCTTCTCTGAGGAGCTAACAGAGTTGGATCAGATTATTAGGAAGATGATTTTGGAGAGTTTAggtgttgaaaagtatttgGAGGAGCACATGAACTCAACCAATTACCTTCTCCGAGTTATGAAATACAAAGGCCCTCAAACAAGTGACACAAAATTAGGACTCAGCACACACACTGACAAGAATGTTGTGACAATATTGTACCAAAATCAAGTGGAGGGTTTAGAAGTTATGACCAAAGATGGTAAATGGATCAGCTACAAGCCTACTCAAGGCAGTTTTGTAGTAATGATTGGTGATACTCTCCAT GCTTGGTCAAACGGAAGGTTACATTCGCCGTTTCACCGGGTGATGATGAGTGGGAATGAGGCAAGATATTCAACAGGGTTGTTCTCTATCCCTAAAGGAGGGTACATTATAAAAGCTCCGGAGGAATTGGTGGATGAGGAACATCCTTTGCTTTTTAAGCCTTATGATCATGTTGATTTCCTCAAGTATTATTACTCTGAAAAAGGCCAAAGGGATCAATTTGCTATGCACACTTTTTGTGGTGTTTGA
- the LOC123922001 gene encoding uncharacterized protein LOC123922001: MTEGTLNLECGNGILPTLPTQPPNQPDPCLFNLCGDGTCIKNGIDFKCQCNEGSANVGNDPKMFCLKKCGIGGDCNGLDFGFTPEAAASPPPPATPNSGNGNYSLHEMS; this comes from the exons atgactgAAG GTACTCTTAATTTGGAGTGTGGTAATGGAATACTGCCAACCCTACCAACCCAACCTCCAAATCAGCCAGACC CTTGTTTGTTCAATTTGTGTGGAGATGGAACATGTATCAAAAATGGCATTGACTTTAAGTGTCAATGCAATGAAGGCTCAGCCAATGTTGGTAATGATCCTAAGATGTTTTGCTTGAAAAAAT GTGGCATAGGAGGAGATTGTAATGGTCTAGATTTTGGGTTCACACCAGAAGCAGCTGCATCTCCACCACCACCTGCAACTCCAAATTCTGGAAATGGTAACTACTCTCTTCATGAAATGTCTTAA